The candidate division WOR-3 bacterium genome contains the following window.
TTCGAGAGCTTTTCTCTCGACGAAAAGAGAAACGTCTATTTCCCTGAAATCGGGATTTTTTCTGTTTTTTTTCAGAAAAATCTCCAGATCGTTTATTATTTTGTTCGTTATATTGCACGCCTTTTCGAGAAGTTTGATTTCTCCGGGGGATTTTTGCCTTCTCAGTCTGTAAATAAAGTGATCTCCGGAGTTCTCAGGCTTGTCAAAGACTGTCACTTTGGCAGGTTTTATGTAGTTTTTAAGGTGCTTGTACTCAAAATACCCGACGGAACTTTGAAGTTCAAGAGTGAATCTGTCTCCGAGATTTTCCTTCAGGATCGAAGAAAGCGCCGCATAATAGGACCCGCCTTTTTTATTCAAATCCACTATCTCTTCGACCTCGGAAACTTTTGCGGCCATTATTACATCCCACGGTATGAGTATCCGTTTGCCGGAAGACAGAATTACCAGCATGGCGTCTTCGGGGTGCCCTGAAAAAAACCTCAGGGATGAGTTGCGGCTGTTTTCAAAATCACCGATTAGATAAGCGTCAACTTTTTTACTTCTGAGGTGTTCGCAGAATTCAGAGAATTTTTCATCAGTTATTGGAACAAACTTTTTCATTTTTTCTCCGTTTTTCAGATTATGAACCTGACACCAATCTTTCCGTAAACGCCAACGTGCGTTTCGTCTTCGCTGTCGAGCGTGTATGAAGAACCCTGAGCGCCAAGCTCCAGGAACACAGAACTCGTTCTTGAAAGAGTGTAGTCAAATCCCGCAAGTATCTGCGCTCCGTAAGCGCTCGAAATGTCTCTTCTGTCGTCTTTTATGCACACCCCCATGTGTCCTCCAAAACCGCCGTAGAATCTCAGGGAAGTCC
Protein-coding sequences here:
- a CDS encoding aminopeptidase P family protein, yielding MKKFVPITDEKFSEFCEHLRSKKVDAYLIGDFENSRNSSLRFFSGHPEDAMLVILSSGKRILIPWDVIMAAKVSEVEEIVDLNKKGGSYYAALSSILKENLGDRFTLELQSSVGYFEYKHLKNYIKPAKVTVFDKPENSGDHFIYRLRRQKSPGEIKLLEKACNITNKIINDLEIFLKKNRKNPDFREIDVSLFVERKALEYGGDAVSFETIVANPDRSWSIHTHPRAGKGKLAKPGLSLVDFGVTYQGYKSDVTVSFALGKLTKEQEKMRDTVEKAKIEAVKLIKPGVFAHEIAAAADKVIKDADLFMPHSLGHGIGLDVHDPGRIASKPSDKKMLKKFKPLKLEPGMVFTVEPGVYHTKHGGCRLEDDVLVTEKSCRVLTKTRFMRI